Part of the Chelmon rostratus isolate fCheRos1 chromosome 13, fCheRos1.pri, whole genome shotgun sequence genome is shown below.
GTTTAcattatgtttgtttaaaaacagTGTCAAGGCTGGGCGTCTCCTGCCTTACCTACAGTACCAGCTGTATGCTAAACAGAAAGGGCCACTCTTTCCTGGCATGGCTCTGCAGCAGACCTCAGAAATCGCAGGGCCCAGCCACGGGCTGCTTCAGCCGAGCCTCCATCACAGGCTTCATCTGCCACAGCGCAGCATTCAGCACTCTCTTCTCAACCATGAGCAGTCTTCATCCAGCTGCCAGAATAACTCCGTCCCTCACTCCAGCCACAGTCGACTTCACCAAGGCAACATCCAACCTCAGCCCATCCCGCAAAGCTCTGCAGGTCACTTCATTGACACCCAACCAAGTCGCTTAGCGTCCGGTCACCTCAATACAGATCCCAGGCACGGAAGTCCTTTACACACCTACGCACTGTCTAACCCAAAAACCCCAAAACCCCCACACAAACCCCCACAGTCTACTCTTCAAACACCTCATGCTAATCTCCAGCACCAGAGAGCTGGCCAACCACAACCTCAGATCAGCTCTACTTGCAGCAGTGCCCAGAGTGGCTGCAAGGAAGAGGAATTAAAAATGTGAGTATGCAaccccccccctttttttttttccacacacaaCGGGAATATCCTGTTCCATTACTTCTTGTTAAGTAAGACATCTCTTCTTTATCTCACAGAAATGGAGTATTGCAGACCTCATTGGATGTGATGAGCCATTCAAAGATGAATGAAATGCAAGAGTGTGGCAAAGAAGATCCTCTGCCACAGGTGGTGAATGAAGCACCCCTGACCAATGGACACGCTCACCTTGCTAATGGTGCCTTAAAGCCAGATGAACACTCTGTTGACAAGGAACTGCCTGAATGCAGACTCAAGAGTTCAGAGGATAAATCTCACAGTCCTTCAGTACAGTTTCATACCAAACCTGACCCCTATGAGTTTCCGCACAGTCCCCCAAAGCAGTCTGACCAGTCTCCTGTCTTTCTAGAGCAGTCCAGCTCTCAAGGAGCCTATGAGCAGAGGCCTAAACCTCCACCACCCACCTACCAGGAGGCTATAAAAGCCACTGAAAACCACCTACTGCTAAAACAGCTCCAGCCATCCTGTCAGGTTGATTCAAATCCCGAAAAGACTCCTCTTTCACCTGCATCTCGCCCCCTTTCACATTCTCCAATTCGACTAAACGGAAGTCACCATAATGCCTTTTCATCCAGCTCAGCCTCAATAAATACAACCGACATAACAACCAAACCTGATCCTCCCACTGCAAAGTCATCGTCACCATCCAAGTCCTCAACGCAGCTGCTGGCACAGACGGGCGGCTTGATCTCTGAGTTCTACTCTCACTCACGGTTACACCAGATCTCCACATGGAGGACTGGCTTTTCTGAGTATGTCAATGAACTGCATagtaaaagaaaagcagctgggGCCACCTCCTTTTCTGGAAAAGACCGACTGCGGAAATATGTTGCCCAGCACTCTGCAGACAGTCGAGGTAGGAAAGAAGAGGTCACTTTGTTGGTTTTCCTACTAAATTCAGGCTGCTATCTTTTTTTACCTATTTAATTGTTGTGAAGAaagcatgtatttgtgtgtcgTGGTGGCTCGGTGATCATGGATGGATAGCAAAACTTTTCAAGTGCAAATGCAAAGGGAGACATTAGTTATTCACCTCTCATTCTCACAATGTGTTATTGTTCTCTactgtaaataaatgcaaaattcATTTTACTTATAAGTAAACTAGTACTCATAAGGCCTTAAAGTACATGTTAGAAAATCTAAAAGATAGATTATGAGTTCTGGGGATGCATGTGGCTTCATGGATTGTTGTGTTCCTGTCTTTTTGTGATTTGGTGAATACTTTGGCCTGATGTTCtggtgtgtatttatttgtgtggtCAGGTCAGTCAGCGCCCTCCAGTGTTAAGTCTTGCATTCTTCATGTGGACATGGactgtttctttgtgtctgtgggGATCCGACATCGACCAGAGCTCAGAGGTAAGGCTCTTTCGCGTCTGTTTAAATTGTGCGCTGgcagtgaaatgtgttcatATGTAATATTCACAAATTGGTCTCATCCATCCAGTCAGTGCTCACGCTTGAGGTCATGGTTTTCTTGCAGGGAAGCCTGTAGCTGTGACCAGCAACCGTGGAGAAGGCAGAGTGCCCCGGAGGGTTGGGGCCAACCctcagctggagcagcagtaCTACCAGAGGAAGCAGAGTCACCCTCGGCCTGGTGAGATTGTCGTACCCAAACTGTTTGTCATGGAGTGTTGCTCAGTGCGTTTCCTTTATTAGCCTGTACGTGTCTTACTTAACTGTAACGTCTTTATCTCGCCTCTCAGAGAGGGCAGATGAGGATCTATACAAAACTCCTTCACAAGAGAGTCCAGAGTCCCATGCCAACGGAGTCGAccaggatgctgctgctctctccatGGCAGAGATTGCATCCTGCAGTTATGAGGCCAGGTAAGGACACACCTTCTTtattaaacaacacaaattactgtattttttgcTAACTACTATGTTAATACATCGGTTGTCTctcacaggcaggcaggcgtgAGGAACGGGATGTTTTTTGGCAAAGCAAAACAGCTATGTCCCTCGCTGCAGTCTGTCCCATATGATTTCGAAGCCTATAAAGAGGTGGCTCTCACCATGTATGAGACTCTTGCAGGGTAAGAAGAACTCAGTTTTTTACTCACTTCCCTCACATGTAAAATGATCTAAAGCACACCCTCTCATTTCTCACTCCTTTGCAGTTACACTCATGACATTGAGGCTCTGAGCTGTGATGAAGTGTTGATAGACGGTTCTGCTCTGCTAGCCGAGTTGGGCATCAGCCCAGAAGATCTGGCCAAAGCGATCAGAGCAGACATCAAGGAGAAAACGAGATGCTGTGCTTCAGTGGGCATGGGTGAGTCTTGTACTGTAAAATAGATCAAGATAGTGTTCCTGTTTTACAAGCTCAAACTGACTGCTCATCTGTTCAGGGTCCAACATCCTGTTGGCTCGGCTGTCGACCCGTAAGGCCAAGCCAGATGGGCAGTACTTCTTAAAGTCGGAAGAAGTGGATGATTTCATCAGGGACCTGCCAGTGACCAGCCTACCAGGTAGATacagcaccacctgctggtcGTGGCCTGCACTCCACAGTCTTCAAAATGTTCTTGTGGTGAATATTTGACtaattgtcttttcttttctctagGTGTTGGGCCTGTTATGGGCAGAAAGCTGGCTGCTATGGGTGTGAGGTTGTGTGGCGACCTCCAACaggtctctctgtctcagctgcAAAAGAAATTTGGGCCCCGGACTGGACAAACCCTGTTCCGCTTCTGCAGGGGTCTAGATGACCGGCCTGTCCGCTATGAGAAGGAACGGAAGTCTGTCTCAGCTGAGATGAACTACAACATTCGCTTTACTAAGGTTATAGCTGCTTTC
Proteins encoded:
- the rev1 gene encoding DNA repair protein REV1 isoform X1; this translates as MSRDGWMKKKANASGDNGWAERGGYMAAKVSKLDEQFKLDAPREKHKEGSCSSIFNGVSIYVNGYTEPSADELRRLMMLHGGQFHVYYSRSKTTHIIANNLPNSKIQELKGEKVIKPQWITDSVKAGRLLPYLQYQLYAKQKGPLFPGMALQQTSEIAGPSHGLLQPSLHHRLHLPQRSIQHSLLNHEQSSSSCQNNSVPHSSHSRLHQGNIQPQPIPQSSAGHFIDTQPSRLASGHLNTDPRHGSPLHTYALSNPKTPKPPHKPPQSTLQTPHANLQHQRAGQPQPQISSTCSSAQSGCKEEELKINGVLQTSLDVMSHSKMNEMQECGKEDPLPQVVNEAPLTNGHAHLANGALKPDEHSVDKELPECRLKSSEDKSHSPSVQFHTKPDPYEFPHSPPKQSDQSPVFLEQSSSQGAYEQRPKPPPPTYQEAIKATENHLLLKQLQPSCQVDSNPEKTPLSPASRPLSHSPIRLNGSHHNAFSSSSASINTTDITTKPDPPTAKSSSPSKSSTQLLAQTGGLISEFYSHSRLHQISTWRTGFSEYVNELHSKRKAAGATSFSGKDRLRKYVAQHSADSRGQSAPSSVKSCILHVDMDCFFVSVGIRHRPELRGKPVAVTSNRGEGRVPRRVGANPQLEQQYYQRKQSHPRPERADEDLYKTPSQESPESHANGVDQDAAALSMAEIASCSYEARQAGVRNGMFFGKAKQLCPSLQSVPYDFEAYKEVALTMYETLAGYTHDIEALSCDEVLIDGSALLAELGISPEDLAKAIRADIKEKTRCCASVGMGSNILLARLSTRKAKPDGQYFLKSEEVDDFIRDLPVTSLPGVGPVMGRKLAAMGVRLCGDLQQVSLSQLQKKFGPRTGQTLFRFCRGLDDRPVRYEKERKSVSAEMNYNIRFTKVDEAECFLTNLSTEVQKRLQEAGLRGRRVTLKVMVRKVGAPLEPAKYGGHGICDNLARTVMLAQSTDSGQLIAAAVIKLFHAMKLQVQDLRGVGIQVQLLEGNRSVHQESTGSRTRSIKEMLLEQGLNARSSSRDVADSNTHQESFSAPGTCPHPLSPPEPVPGTSREQQTCRQTPKHSQARLNFSIEVPSPSQVDRSVLEALPAELREQVEQSWMNRDGRPNNRQSPSPHPSAPPPQPPSLKTRPTSPLRPPTSAPALYTPPVGTLVLQIPNQPDSPGIVLELPNFSQVDPDVFAALPKELQEELKSAYNSVTNMQPQAKTSVEPKNPLMQLKQSGVGIGIGRVKRRYKRKNAVSPAKKGPSPVKRRQPTNSPAKTPQPPLKSREPMNIVKTENGPSASTSKPDIPENLSKFSPRPAPALAGACDLTDIKTLLREWVTTITEPMEEDILQVVKYCTDLIDDKDLEKLDLIIKYMKRLMQQSVESVWSMAFDFILDNVQVVVQQAYGSTLKIA
- the rev1 gene encoding DNA repair protein REV1 isoform X2, giving the protein MSRDGWMKKKANASGDNGWAERGGYMAAKVSKLDEQFKLDAPREKHKEGSCSSIFNGVSIYVNGYTEPSADELRRLMMLHGGQFHVYYSRSKTTHIIANNLPNSKIQELKGEKVIKPQWITDSVKAGRLLPYLQYQLYAKQKGPLFPGMALQQTSEIAGPSHGLLQPSLHHRLHLPQRSIQHSLLNHEQSSSSCQNNSVPHSSHSRLHQGNIQPQPIPQSSAGHFIDTQPSRLASGHLNTDPRHGSPLHTYALSNPKTPKPPHKPPQSTLQTPHANLQHQRAGQPQPQISSTCSSAQSGCKEEELKINGVLQTSLDVMSHSKMNEMQECGKEDPLPQVVNEAPLTNGHAHLANGALKPDEHSVDKELPECRLKSSEDKSHSPSVQFHTKPDPYEFPHSPPKQSDQSPVFLEQSSSQGAYEQRPKPPPPTYQEAIKATENHLLLKQLQPSCQVDSNPEKTPLSPASRPLSHSPIRLNGSHHNAFSSSSASINTTDITTKPDPPTAKSSSPSKSSTQLLAQTGGLISEFYSHSRLHQISTWRTGFSEYVNELHSKRKAAGATSFSGKDRLRKYVAQHSADSRGQSAPSSVKSCILHVDMDCFFVSVGIRHRPELRGKPVAVTSNRGEGRVPRRVGANPQLEQQYYQRKQSHPRPERADEDLYKTPSQESPESHANGVDQDAAALSMAEIASCSYEARQAGVRNGMFFGKAKQLCPSLQSVPYDFEAYKEVALTMYETLAGYTHDIEALSCDEVLIDGSALLAELGISPEDLAKAIRADIKEKTRCCASVGMGSNILLARLSTRKAKPDGQYFLKSEEVDDFIRDLPVTSLPGVGPVMGRKLAAMGVRLCGDLQQVSLSQLQKKFGPRTGQTLFRFCRGLDDRPVRYEKERKSVSAEMNYNIRFTKVDEAECFLTNLSTEVQKRLQEAGLRGRRVTLKVMVRKVGAPLEPAKYGGHGICDNLARTVMLAQSTDSGQLIAAAVIKLFHAMKLQVQDLRGVGIQVQLLEGNRSVHQESTGSRTRSIKEMLLEQGLNARSSSRDVADSNTHQESFSAPGTCPHPLSPPEPVPGTSREQQTCRQTPKHSQARLNFSIEVPSPSQVDRSVLEALPAELREQVEQSWMNRDGRPNNRQSPSPHPSAPPPQPPSLKTRPTSPLRPPTSAPALYTPPVGTLVLQIPNQPDSPGIVLELPNFSQVDPDVFAALPKELQEELKSAYNSVTNMQPQAKTLEPKNPLMQLKQSGVGIGIGRVKRRYKRKNAVSPAKKGPSPVKRRQPTNSPAKTPQPPLKSREPMNIVKTENGPSASTSKPDIPENLSKFSPRPAPALAGACDLTDIKTLLREWVTTITEPMEEDILQVVKYCTDLIDDKDLEKLDLIIKYMKRLMQQSVESVWSMAFDFILDNVQVVVQQAYGSTLKIA